CGCCCTCGGTCCGCCGGTAGCGGAGCCGGTCGTGCAGCCGGCTGGCGCGGCCCTGCCAGAACTCCACCGTCTCGGGACGGACCCGGAACCCGCCCCAGTGCGGCGGCGCCGGGATGTCGTCGACGGCGGCGAAGCGCTCGGCCGCCGCCCGGTAGGTCGCGTCGAGCGCGGCCCGGTCCGGGACGACCTGGGACTGGGTGCTGGCCCAGGCGCCGAGCTGGGAGCCGCGCGGCCGGGTGGCGAAGTACGCCTCGGTCTCGGCCCGGTCGACCTTTTCGACCCGCCCGGCGACCACCACCTGCCGCTGCATCGGGAACCAGGGGAAGACCAGGCTGGCCCACGGGTTGCCGGTCGCCTCGGTGCCCTTGCGGGAGTCGTAGTTGGTGTAGAAGACGAAGCCGTCCGGGTCGTACCCCTTGAGCAGGACCGTCCGGCCGCTGGGGCGGCCCTCGGCGTCGGCGGTGCCGACCACCATGGCGTTCGGTTCGGGGAGCGGGTACGCCACCGCGTCGGCGAACCAGCGGGCGAACTGGCTGTGCCAGCCCGGAGCCAGGTCGGATTCGGAAAGGCCCAGGTCGGCTGCGTACTCGTTACGCATGCCCGCCGGAGCCGGTGTGTTGCCGGTCACAGTCGTCGTCCCTTTCGTCGGGGTCGCCGCGTCCCCCGACGCTGGCCAGACCCCGCCACCCAGTCTTGTCGAGGCCGTGAGCTTGTCCACCCGCGGGGATGTCATGTGGCGCACAGTCGCAGTGGGTCGCGCAGTCGGTTACCCACCAGGCAAGATGTTCCGAACCACATCCCTGAGAGGGTCGCCCGGATCGCGGGGCCGGATGAGCCCGCCGGGCGTACCGCCGCCGCAAAGCCAGGAGACGACATGTCCGACTTCAAACCGGGCCTGGAGGGCGTCGTAGCCTTCGAGACCGAGATCGCCGAACCGGACCGCGAGGGCGGCGCGCTGCGCTATCGCGGCGTGGACATCGAGGATCTGATCGGCCAGGTCTCCTTCGGCAACGTCTGGGCGCTGCTGGTCGACGGCCGCTTCGGCCCGGGCCTGCCGCCGGCCGAGCCGTTCCCGGTGCCGGTGCACTCCGGCGACATCCGCGTCGACGTGCAGTCCGCGGTCGCCATGCTCGCCCCCTACTGGGGGCTCAGCCAGCTCCTCGACATCTCCGACGAGCAGGCCCGCGAGGACCTGGCCCGGGTGTCGGTCACCGCGCTCTCCTTCGTCGCCCAGTCCGCCCGCGGCCTCGGCCTGCCGGCCGTGCCGCAGAAGGAGATCGACAAGGCGGAGACCATCGTCGAGCGCTTCATGAAGCGCTGGCGGGGTGAGCCCGACCCGCGGCACGTCAAGGCCGTCGACGCCTACTTCATCTCGGCCGCCGAGCACGGCCTGAACGCCTCCACCTTCACCGCCCGGATCGTCGCCTCCACCGGCGCCGACGCCGCCGCCTGCATCTCCTCCGGCATCGGCGCGCTCTCCGGCCCGCTGCACGGCGGCGCGCCGTCCCGCGTGCTCAGCATGCTCGAGGCCGTCGAGCGCAGCGGCGACGCCGAGGGGTACGTCAAGGGCGTCCTCGACCGCGGCGAGCGGCTGATGGGCTTCGGCCACCGGGTCTACCGGGCCGAGGACCCGCGCGCCCGGGTGCTCCGGCGCACCGCCAAGGAGCTGGGCGCGCCCCGCTTCGAGATCGCCGAGGCGCTGGAGAAGGCCGCCCTGGCCGAGCTGCAGGCCCGCCGCCCGGACCGGGTGCTCGCCACCAACGTCGAGTTCTGGTCGGCCGTGGTGCTGGACTTCGCCGAGGTGCCCGCGCACATGTTCACCTCGATGTTCACCTGTGCCCGGATGGGCGGTTGGTCCGCCCACATCCTGGAGCAGAAGAAGCTCCAGCGGCTGGTCCGCCCCTCGGCCCGGTACGTCGGCCACGCCCCCCGCAAGCCCCAGGAGGTCGAGGGCTGGGACGCCATCCCGCACGGCGTCTGAAAGGAAGGGCCCCTTCTTAACGCCTGAGGCATAGGAAGGGCCCCCTGCTAACGCGCGAGCGAGGCCCCGGCTCCGGCCGGGGCCTCGCCGTATGTGGCGCATCCCTCAGGCCCGGTCGTGGGACCTGCCGTCGGGCGGGGCGGCCCGGGTGCGAGGATGAAGGCCGGCAGTGCCGCCGGACCGGGCTCGGATCCCGACTCCCCCGCGCGTCCGCGCGCGGCCGCCGTCGGTCCGCGCCCGCAGTAGGGCCCGCCCTCGCCCATGCGGAAGGATCGAGACAACCGTGGCTGACGCACCGACCATCCGGATTCCCGACGACATCAAGCCCGCCGACGGGCGCTTCGGCTGCGGGCCGTCCAAGGTCCGTCCGGCGGCCGTCTCCGCCCTCGCCGACGTCGCCACCAGCTACCTGGGCACCTCGCACCGGCAGAAGACGGTCCGTGACCAGGTGGCCCGGCTGCGCCGCGGCATCGCCGACTTCTTCTCCCTGCCCGAGGGCTACGAGGTGGTCCTCGGCAACGGCGGCACCACCGCCTTCTGGGAGGTCGCCGCCTTCGGCCTGGTCCGCGACCGGGCCCAGTTCGCCAGCTTCGGCGAGTTCGGCGCGAAGTTCGCCAAGTCGGTCAAGGACGCCCCGTTCCTCGGCGAGCCGACGGTCCGCAAGTCCGAGCCGGGCAGCGCGCCGACCCTGGTCGCCGAGGCGGGCGTGGACGTCTACGCCACCCCGCACAACGAGACCTCGACCGGCGTGGCCGTGCCGATCAGCCGGGTGCCGGGCGCCGACGAGGGCTCGCTGCTGCTGGTCGACGCCACCTCCGGCGCCGGCGGCCTGGACGTCAACGTCGGCGAGACCGACGTCTACTACTTCGCTCCGCAGAAGTGCTTCGGCTCCGACGGCGGCCTCTGGCTGGCCCTGATGTCGCCGGCCGCGCTCGCCCGGGCCACCGAGATCAAGGAGTCGGGCCGCTACATCCCGGCCTTCCTCGACCTGGTCACCGCGATCGACAACTCGCGGCTGGAGCAGACCTACAACACCCCGGCGCTGGCCACCATCTTCCTGGCCGCCGAGCAGACCGACTGGATGAACTCCCAGGGCGGCCTGGCCTGGGCGGCCAAGCGCACCGCCGAGAGCGCCGGCATCGTGTACGGCTGGGCCGAGCGCTCCGCGTTCGCCACGCCGTTCGTGGCCGACCCGGCGCTGCGGTCCAACGTGGTCGCCACGATCGACTTCGCCGACGGGGTGGACGCCTCGGCGATCGCCAAGGCGCTGCGCGCCAACGGCATCGTGGACACCGAGCCCTACCGGAAGCTGGGCCGCAACCAGCTGCGCGTCGCCCTCTTCCCGGCGGTCGAGCCGGCCGACGTGGAGGCGCTCACCGCGTCCATCGACTACGTGGTCGAGCGACTCTGATCACCTGGTGACGGTGGGTGGTCGTCCGGGCTCCGGCGACCACCCACCGTGATCATCACCGCAGCTCAGTCACGACATGCCGGGTGTCGCATCCCCCACCTTCGGGTAGATGGGCGTACGGTGGTCCGAGACGCCCGGGTGGCCGGCTCGTGGCGTGACGGCCAGCGAAGCGGGACGGAGGCAAGCCCATGCGCCCAGTACGCTTCGTCGCCCTCTCCGAGGACGGCCAGGCTCTGGTGCTCGCCGACGAGGTCGGGCGCCTGCTCGCCCTCCCCATCGACGAACGCATCGCCACGGCGCTGCACGCCGAGCCCGGCGCGGCCCCGCTAGCGGCGGTGCCCAGCGCGGCCGACCCGACCCCCTCGCTCTCCCCGCGGGACATCCAGGCCCGGATCCGCTCCGGCGAGTCCGCCGAGGACGTGGCCCGGATCGCCGGCGTCCCGGTCGACCGGGTCCTGCGCTACGCCGGCCCGGTGCTCCAGGAGCGGGCCATGCTCGCCCAGCACGCCCGGCGGACCCGGCTCAAGGGCGCGGAGAAGCCGACCCCGCTGGCCGAGGTGGTCAACGGCCGGCTGGCGCAGCACGGGATCGACACCGAGAAGATCTCCTGGGACGCCTACCGGCGGGACGACGGCGCCTGGCGCATCGTCGCCACCTGGCCGTCGGGCAAGGCCACCGCGCAGGCGGTCTGGGACCTCGACAAGACCCGGCAGCACGTCGCCCCACACGACGACATGGCGCAATACCTGTGCGCCGAGCGGCCCACGCCGATCCTCGGCCAGGAGCCGGCACCGGAGCGGGGCGGCCACGCGCTGCCCGGCCCGTCGCGCGGCGAGCCGAGCCGGGGCGGGCACGGCCTGCCGGCGCCCGCCGAGCACGCCCGTCCGGGGCGGGACCCGATCCGCGCCGGCCGGGACGCGCTGCTCGCCTCGCTGGACCGTCCGCTCGGCGGCACCTCCGGGCGGGGTCTGGAGACCCGCTCCCCGGCTGCGCTCGCCGGCCCGGACGCGCCCCGGCAGCGGGCCGTCACCGGTGGGGCGGCGGCGCTGCTCGGCGGCGGCCAGGGTTCGGCGTTCGACGACGACTCGGACGCGCCGAAGGAGATCCCGGCCGTGCCGTCGCTGGCCGTGCTCCGGCCGCGGCGCACCGGTGCCGCGGCGGCGGCCGGCGGCGAGTCGACCGAGGCCGGCGGCAAGCCGCGCAAGCGGCTGCCGAGCTGGGACGACGTCCTCTTCGGCAGCGGCCCGGCGGCCCGCGAGTCGTCCTGATCCCACGGGCACCCTGGTAAGGCGAGGCACTCTAAGTGCCCACGTGCCAGGGTGGACCCATGGAGTACACGAACCTGGGACGCACCGGTCTCTCGGTGAGCCGGCTCTGCCTCGGCACCATGAACTTCGGGCCGCAGACCGACGAGCCGGACAGCTTCGCCATCATGGACCGGGCGCTGGAACATGGGATCAACTTCTTCGACACGGCCAACGTCTACGGTTGGAAGCTCGGCGAGGGCGTCACCGAGCAGATCGTCGGCCGCTGGTTCGCGCAGGGCGGCGGGCGCCGCGACAAGGTCGTCCTGGCCACCAAGGTGTACGGCAAGATGGGCGAGTGGCCCAACGAGCAGGGCCTCAGCGCCCGGCACATCATCCGGGCCTGCGAGGACTCGCTGCGCCGGCTGCAGACCGACACCATCGACCTCTACCAGATGCACCACATCTCCCGGACCACGCCCTGGGAGGAGATCTGGCAGGCCATGGAGACCCTGGTCGCCCAGGGCAAGGTCATCTACGTTGGATCGTCCAACTTCGCCGGTTGGCACATCGCCCAGGCGCAGGCCGCGGCGGGCCGGCGCAACTTCCTCGGCCTCGTCTCGGAGCAGTGCATCTACAACCTGATGACCCGGTACGTCGAGCTGGAGGTGATCCCGGCCGCGCAGCACTACGGGCTGGGCATCATCCCCTGGTCGCCGCTGCACGGCGGGCTGCTCTCCGGGGTCATCCGTAAGATGGCCGAGGGCGGCGCCGCGCGCGGCACCACCGGCCGGTCGGCCGACGCGCTCGCCGAGCACCGGCCCACCATCGAGGCGTACGAGAAGCTCTGCGCGGACCTTGGCCACGACCCGGCCGACGTGGCGCTGGCCTGGCTGCTCTCCCGGCCCGGGGTGACCGCCCCGATCGTCGGCCCCCGCACCATGGACCAGCTCGACCGCAACCTCGGCGCCCTCGACGTCAAGCTCGACGAGGACACCCTCACCCGCCTCAACGACCTCTTCCCCCCCGTCGGCAACGGCGGCCCCGGCCCCGAAGCCTGGGCCTGGTAACCCCCCCCTCCCCCTCCCTCCCCCCGCGCCGATCTTGCACTTTGGGCCCCGAAGTCGCGGCTTGTGCACCTTTTGCCTGGGCAGCAACTGCAAGATCGGCGCGGGGAGGGCGGGGTCGGGCGGGGTGGGGAGGGGTGAGGGGGGAGGGTGGGGTTAGAGGGGCCAGGTGGCCAGGTGGTCGTAGGTGGGGTGGGGGCCGGGGTGGCTGCGGACCAGGGTGAGCTTCTCCGCGGGCCATTCGGGGCCGGTGTAGTCGTGCAGGGCCTCGCGGTCGGCCAGGATGTCGGCGCGGTCGATCCGGTCGCCGGGGCGGGCGATGGTGAGGTGGGCGCGGAAGGGCTTGTCGTCGTGGGGCAGCTTGGCCCGGCGCAGCCCGAAGCGGATCAGCCGGGCCAGCGTGGCCAGGGCGTCCACGTCGCCCCGGACGTCCACCCAGAGCACCGTGAACCGGCCCCGCCCGAAGCTGCCGCCGCCCCCGAGGCGGAGCAGCGGCGCGCTGTCCCGGCCATTTCGGAACGTCTCCGCGGCCAGGCCGAGGGTGCTCTCGACGTCCACCAGCCGGCACTCCTCGACGTCACCGAGGAAGGCCAGGGTGAGGTGGGCGTGGGCCGGGTCGGCCAGCCGGACGTTGGTGCCGCCGGCGGAGGCGACGCCGACGCGTAGCCGGGCGACCTCGGCGGTCAGGTCGTCGACCGCCGGACGGGGCGGGTAGATCGCGACGAAGAGCCGCACGGTGCCCGGGTCAGCGGTGCCGCTGGTGGTGGCCGGCGCGGGCGGTGGGCAGGGTGAGCCCGGCCGCGTGCAGCAGCCCCTCCACCCGGACCCGTTCGATCTCCCGGTCGACGCCCTCCAGCTCGGCCAGGTGCTCGGGAATGCCCAGCGCCCGGCAGGCGGCCCGCAGCCGCTCGTCGTACGCGTCGATGACCGCGCCGTGCCACACCACCGAACGGTCGGCGACGGCGAGCCGGTGGCCGCCGAGCCGGCGCAGGTCGACGGCGATCTGTTCCAGCGGCCGCCGGCCGTCCCGGTCGAACTCGGTGAGGTCGATGTCGCGGGTCAACGCGTCCGCCTCGATGGCCCGGTCCAGCTGGGCGATGGTGCGCCTTTCCCGGCGCTGCTCTCGCCACTCCGCCCACCGGCAGGCCACCCGGTCGAGGATCTCGTCGGCGCAGAAGAGCAGCGCGAAGAGCGCGGGGAGGCAGCAGACGGCGAGAATCGCCATCGCCAACAGAAGTCCCCGCCCCGCTCCCACATATCGAAGCTATGCCGAATAGTGGTGACCCGCCACCTCGTTGCCGATATCCGGACTGGATGAATGCGGAAGGACCGGTCCCCGGGACGGGAACCGGTCCTTCGAGCGGTCAACGCGCCTTACTCGGCGCCGGGCGACACCACGTAGAAGCGGGGCATCGGCAGCATTCGCATCCGCAGCCGGGCACCGGAGCGGCGGAGTTGCCAGGTGAGCGCGAGGAGCGCGGCGGCCAGCGAGATCAGCCCACCGGCCCAGATGCTCGTCCCGGCGCCGTACGTCTCGGCCACCCAGCCGATGATCGGCGCGCCCACCGGGTTGGTACCGAGGAAGACCAGCACCCACAGCGCCATGACCCGGCCCCGGAAGGAGGCGTCGACGCTGAGCTGGACCCGCTGGTTGGCGGCCTGGGCGAAGAAGACCATGAAGAACCCGGTCGGCATTAGCAGCGCCACCACCAGCCAGTACGACGGGGCGAGCCCGACCAGCGTGCCGAAGCTGGCGCAGCCGACGGCGGCACCGAGGACCAGCCAGACCGAGGGGCGGCTGCGCCGCCCGGTGCCGGCCAGGGCGCCGGTCAGCGCGCCGACCGCCAGCGCGGTGGTGAACAGGCCGAACGAGGCGGCGCCGGTCTTGAACACGGTCTTGGACAGCGCGGCGAGGGTGAGCTGGAAGTTGAACAGGCTCATCCCGACCACCGACATCAGCGCCATCGGCAGCAGGATGTCGGGGCGGCGCGCGACGTACCGCAGGCCGTCGATCACCCGGGCCTGGTCGCGCTCGCCGGCCGGCGGCAGGTCCTTGCGGTACAGCTCGCTGGTGCGCATCCGGACCACGTTGACCAGCGGGGCGATCGAGCTGAACGCGGTGATCAGGAAGACCGGCCCGACGTCGAAGGCGGCGATGGCCAGGCCGGCGACGGCCGGGCCGAGGATCCGGGCCGAGTTGAAGGTGGCCGCGTTGAGCGAGAGCGCGTTCGGCAGCAGCGGTACGCCGACCAGCTCGGAGACGAACGCCTGCCGGACCGGGGTCTCCACCGCGTTGAACACCCCGAGCAGGGCGGCGAACGCGAAGACGTGCCAGAGCTGCACCAGCCCGGTGACCACCAGCAGGCTCATCGCCAGCGCCAGCACCGTCCAGAAGATGTTGGCGATGAAGAGCAGCATCCGCTTGTCGTACCGGTCGGCGAGCCGGCCGGAGATCAGGGTCAGCAGCAGGACGGGGGTGAACTGGAGCGCGGTGACCACACCGAGCGCGGTCGCGGAGTTGCCGCTGAGGTCGAGGACGAGCCAGTCCTGGGCGATGTACATCATCCAGACGCCGATCAACTTGATCAGCTGTCCGGTGGCGAAGAGTCGGTAGTTGCGGACTCGTAGGGACTGGAACATCGTGCTCAACTTGGCCTGCACTCTAGGTGCGCCTCCTCGCGTCGGGTACGCCTCATCCACGGCGGACGAAGCGGACCGCGAGGCGCGGTGCCGGCTCAGGCGCGAGCGATCACCTGGAGGATGTCCGCGGCCCGCCGGAGCGTGTCGCGTTCCTCCTCGCTGAGCTCGGCCAGCCGGCTGGCCAGCCACTGGTTGCGGGCCCGCTCGAACTGCTCGAGCACGGCCCGACCTCCCTCGGTCGCCGCCAGGATGACCTGCCGCCCGTCGGTCGGATGGGGGGTGCGCTGCACGAGGCCGCGCTCCTCCAGCTTCCCGACGATCTTGGTCATCGTCGGCGGTTGCACCCGCTCGATGTCGGCCAGTTCCCGCGGCGTCAGCGCGCCCGCCAGGTTGAGGCTGGTGAGCGCCGAGAGCTGGCTGCCCGTCAGGTCGCCGACCGGGCGGGCTTGCCGGACCCGCCGGTTGAGTCGGGTGATCGCATCACGCAGCTGAGGGGCCAGCTGCGCCGGTGGCACGCGTTTCGCCGTCACCGTCCGCTCCGTCACAGTAGTTAGCTTAACTAATGAGCCTGGCTAACGACATGCGATATGACCAGGCTCACGAGGGGAGTCAATTCACCACGGACTCGATCGGGCCGCGCAGGAAGTACAGGATGAACAGTGCCGCCACCCCGTACAGCAGGGGGTGGATCTCCCGGGCCTTCCCCCTCGCCAGCTTCACCAGCACGTAGCTGACGACACCGGCGCCGATGCCGTTCGAGATCGAGTAGGTGAACGGCATCAGCACGATGGTGAGGAACGCCGGGATGGCGATCTCGTAATCGGTCCAGTCGATCGTGCGTACCGCGCTCATCATCAGGAAGCCGACCACCACCAGCGCCGTCGACGCCGCCTCGAACGGCACCACTTCCGACAGCGGCGCCAGGAACATGGCCAGCAGGAACAGGCCACCGGTGACCAGGTTGGCCACCCCGGTCCGGGCACCCTCCGCGACGCCGGCCGCGCTCTCGATGTACGACGTGTTGCTGGAGACGCTCGCCGCGCCACCCGCCGCCGCGGCGATCGAGTCGACCAGCAGGATCTCCCGGGCCCGCGGCGGGGTGCCCCGCTCGTCGAGCATGTCCCCCTCCTGGCCGATGGCCACCATCGTGCCCATCGTGTCGAAGAAATCCGTGATCAGCAGGGTGAAGACGAACATCAGCGGGACCAGCCAGCCGGCCCGGCTCCACGAGTCCAGCACGTTGAAGTGCCCCAGCAGGGAGAGATCCGGGACGTCGACGATCTTCTCCGGCAGCCGGGGCACGTTGAGCGCCCAGCCCTTCGGGTTGGGCGTGCCGTTCACGAAGGACGGCCCGATGTGGCCGATCGCCTCCACCACGATCGCCAGCACGGTGGAGGTGAGGATGCCGATCAGGATCGCGCCGCGGACCCGGCGTACCACCAGCACCACGGTGAGCAGGAGGCCCACCACGAAGACCAGCATCGGCCAGCTGACGATCTTGCCGTTGATGCCCAGGCCGACCGGGACGGTGGTGTTCGCGATGTCCGGCACTCGGCGGACGAAGCCGGCGTCGACCAGGCCGATGAGGGTGAGGAAGAGGCCGATGCCGACGCCGATCGCCGTCTTCAGCTGGGTGGGCACCGAGCGGAACACCGCGGTACGCAGCCCGGTCAGCACCAGGATGCCGATCACCACACCCTCGATCACCACCAGGCCCATCGCGTCGGCCCAGGTCATCTCCGGCGCGATCTCGAACGCGACCAGCGCGTTCACGCCCAGCCCGGCGGCCAGCGCCATCGGGAACCGGGCCGCCACGCCCATCAGGATGGTCATCAGGCCGGCCACCAGCGCGGTGGCGGCGGCGAGCGCCGGGATGGCGAGTTTGCGGCCGTCGCCGTCGACGGCGCTGCCCAGGATCAGCGGGTTCAGCACCACGATGTACGCCATCGTGAAGAAGGTGGCCAGGCCACCGCGGATCTCCCGGCTCGGGTGCGAGCCGCGGGCGGAGATCTCGAAGAAGCGGTCGAAGGCGTTGCGCGGCTGAGCGGGAACAGGTGGAGTGCCGTGGTCCGGCGGCGGCGCTATGGCCATCGGGTCCTCGCAGGGTCATCGGCCGGCTGTCGCGCGCATCGTCCCAGATCACCGGCGGGCAGGGAAGGACGATCGCGTACGCTGTGCCGGTGCCCCAGGAGCAACCGCCGCGGCCCGAGCCGCTCGACCCGCCGATGGTGCCGTTCGCCGTCGCCGGGTTGATCGTCTGGGCGCTGGTCGGGCTGGTACTGCTGATCTTCTTCCGCGGTTGGCTCACCGAGCACGGGCACCAGAACTGGCTCTGGACCTGCCTGGCCGGATTTCTGTGGGGCTTTCCCGGTCTCGCCGTGATGATGCGCCACGACGCCAACCGGCGCCGTCGCCGCGAAGCCGCCGCCCGGCAGGGCTGACCGCCCCGCGGGGCGCGACCGTCAGGAGTGGCCGTACGGCTCCGCCGGCTCGGCCGCCTCCACGGAGCCCGGAGCCCGGCTCACCGACACCGCCTCGACCGCGCTGTCGTCGTAGACCGTGGGCAGCTCGTCGACCGGGGTCTCGGCCGCCTCGATCAGCGTCTCCGAGTGCGCGCCGCAACCGTGGTCGGCGCTCACCACCCGGCCGTCGTCCGGGGCGTAGAAGTTGCCGCAGGCGCCGAAGGACTGCCGCAGCGACCCGGCGAGCGGCAGGTAGAAGCCGCAGGTGCCGCAACGGGCGGCGGCCGGCGCGGCCGCCGAGATCGCCGCCGAGGGGCCGTGGTCACCGTCGTACCAGCGCTGGGCGGCCTCCGAGCGGCCCTCCCGGGACAGCACCCGGGCCCGGCCCAGGCCGAGCTCCCACGCGGTCTCCTCGACCGCCGGGTCGTCGGAGAGCACGTAGCCCGGGGCGAGACGCTCGTCGTCCGGCGGGGTGGGCAGCAGGTCGCCCGGCCCCAGGTCGCCCGGCTTGAGCCGCTCCTGCCAGGGCACCCAGCCGGGGGCCTGCAGCGCGTCGGGGCCGGGCAGCAGAACGGTCTCGCAGACCGTCACGTGGCGGCTGCGCGGCACCCGGGTCACGGTGACGGCCCAGCGCCAGCCGCGGTAACCGCTGAGCCGGCACTCGAAGTAGTGGGTGACGAGCCGGTCGCCCTCGGCGACGGCCTGGAGGTGCTCGCCGACGCAGTCGGCCTCGGCCTCTGTGATGGCTGCGCGGGCCACCTCGACGGCGGCGGCGCAGACCTGGTCGAGCCGGGGAGCGCGGGCGGAGGCGGGCCTGGTCACCCGACCATTGTTCCCCATGCCCAGGGTCGACTGACAGGCACTCCCCGGAGTCGTTATCCCCGGCTGATGCCGCACACGTGGATCAGATGGGTGAGGATGGGGGACATGCCGTCGTCCTCCCGCTCCGGGCGGTCCGTCCTCGGGCGGACCGTCGGCACGGGCATCCGCGCCACCCGCCTGCTGTTCCGCGGCTCGCTGCGGGGTGGGCGGTGGATGACCCGGCGGGCCGGGTCGGCCCGGGCCCGCAGCGCCGGCAACGAGCTCGGCATGGTCCGCCTGTTCGACCTGCACGCCCTCTCCTGCGCCGGGGACACCCTGATCGCCATCGGCCTGGCCGGGACGATCTTCTTCGACGTGCCGCTGGGCGAGGCCCGGAACAAGGTCGCGCTCTACCTGCTGGTGACGATGGTGCCGTTCGCCATGCTCGCCCCGGTGGTGGGTCCGCTGCTGGACCACTTCCGGCACGGCCGCCGGTACGCGCTGGCCACCACCATGCTGGGCCGGGCCTTCCTGGCCTGGCTGATCTCCGACTACATCGGCAGCTTCGGGCTCTACCCGGCGGCGTTCGGCGTGCTCGCCCTCTCCCGCGCGTACGGGGTGGCCCGCTCGGCGGCGGTGCCCCGGCTGCTGCCGGAGGGGCTGGGGCTGTCCCAGGTGGGTGCCCGGGCCAGCGTCTACGGCACGGTGGCCGGCGGGCTGGTCGCCCCGATCGGGCTGGCCGCGTTCTGGTTGGGGCCGCAGTGGCCGCTCCGGGTCGCCTCGTTGATCTTCCTGATCGGCATGGTGATCTCGCTGCGGCTGCCGCCGAAGGCGGACTCCGAGCCGCCGGAGCGGGTGCCGCGCCCGCTGCGGGCGCTGCGCCGCGGGGAGAGGGAACGGCCGCTGGGCCGGGGCCGCCCCGCCGGCCGCCTGGTGATCGCCACGCTGATCGGCGCGGCGGCGCTGCGCGGGCTGTACGGCTTCCTGCTGCTCTTCCTGGCCTTCGCGATCAAGGCCGGCGACCTGACCACCGACTTCTTCGGCCGGACGCTGGGCGCCCAGGCCGCGCTGGGGCTGGTCGGCGGCGCCCTGGCGGTCGGCACCTTCCTGGCCACCGCGATCGGCACCCGGCTGCGGATCCACCGGCCGACCGCGATCCAGTCCAGCGGCATCGTCATCGTGGCCGGGGTGGCGGTGCTGGCCGCGTTGAAGTTCTCCCTGCCGATGGTGGCCCTGCTCTGCCTGGTCACCTCGCTGATCAGCGGGATCTCCAAGCTGGCCGTGGACGCGTCGATCCAGGAACGGATCCCGGAGCGGCTGCGGGCCAGCTCCTTCGCCCACTCGGAGACGGCGCTGATGCTCGCCTTCGTGGCCGGCGGTGGGCTCGGCCTGGTCCCCTTCACCGGCCGGGTCGGGGTCATGGTCGTCGCCGGCGTGGCCACGCTCGTGGCCGCGCGCGGCGTGCTGGTGGCCACCCGGCTGCGCAACGAGCACCTGGTGGGCCGGCCGCTCGGCGACGCGGAGCTGGCCGCCGAGCAGCCGGACGAGTACGGCGACGCCGCGCCCACCTCGCCGGCCCCCTCGCCGGGGCGCACGGAGACCACCTTGGTCGACGACGAGCTGGCGCCGCCCGGCTTCCACATCTACCGCCCCTCCTCGGCCGTCGGCGGCACCGGCGGGGTCGAGGACGAGAACCAGCGGCAACCCCGGGGGCCGGTCGGGTGAGCGGACTGCTGGTGGTGACCGCCGTGCCCGCCGAGGCGGAGGCCGTGCGGGCGGGGCTGGCCGACCCGACGGTGACCGTCGCCCCGGCCGGGGTGGGCCCCGCCGTCGCCGGGGCCGCCACGGCCCGCCTGCTGGCGCTGGCCGAGGCGGCCGGACGGCCGTACCGGGGGGTGGTCAGCGCGGGCATCGCCGGCGGCTTCGTCGGCCGGGTGACGGTCGGCAGCACGGTGCTGGCGACCCGCAGCGTGGCCGCGGACCTGGGCGCCGAGTCGCCGGCGGGCTTCCTGCCGGTCGAGGAGCTGGGCATGCCGGCGGAGCTGCTGGGTGTCGGAAGCGTGGTCACCGCCGACTCGCAACTCCTGGCCGAGCTGCGTACGGCCCTGCCGGAGGCCGTGGTCGGCGCGGTGCTCACGGTCAGCACGGTGACCGGCACCGCCGAGAGCACGGAGGCCCTCACCGCCCGCCACCCCGACGCGGTGGCCGAGGCCATGGAGGGGTACGGCGTCGGCGTCGCCGCCGCCCAGGCC
This sequence is a window from Micromonospora sp. NBRC 110009. Protein-coding genes within it:
- a CDS encoding futalosine hydrolase, producing the protein MSGLLVVTAVPAEAEAVRAGLADPTVTVAPAGVGPAVAGAATARLLALAEAAGRPYRGVVSAGIAGGFVGRVTVGSTVLATRSVAADLGAESPAGFLPVEELGMPAELLGVGSVVTADSQLLAELRTALPEAVVGAVLTVSTVTGTAESTEALTARHPDAVAEAMEGYGVGVAAAQAGLPFAELRTVSNPIGPRDRDAWRMREAFAALTAAAAALR